A section of the Virgibacillus sp. NKC19-3 genome encodes:
- a CDS encoding lipoate--protein ligase: protein MKFIDNQGITDPTINLALEEYVLENFGEQDSYLLFYVNKPSIIIGRNQNSVEEINTEYVDENGIKVVRRLSGGGAVYHDEQNLNFSFITQDDGNSFQNFQRFTQPIVDALNKIGVPAELHGRNDLAANGRKISGNAMFSTRGRMFSHGTLMLDSQIENVVSALNVNKEKIESKGIKSIRSRVANISEFLDEKISMDEFKALILRHVFDVEDVKDVPQHELTEKDWENIHQISKERYQQWDWNYGKSPSFNIQASHKFDAGLVDVRLDVKKGVIENCKIYGDFFGVGNVGVIEDSLTGVRHERKAIEEALADVDVPHYLGRITKEEFINLIY, encoded by the coding sequence GTGAAATTTATAGACAATCAAGGGATTACAGATCCAACAATTAACCTGGCATTGGAAGAGTACGTTTTAGAAAACTTTGGCGAGCAGGATTCTTATTTATTGTTTTATGTGAACAAGCCTTCGATTATTATCGGTAGGAATCAGAACTCCGTTGAAGAAATTAATACAGAATATGTTGATGAGAACGGAATAAAAGTTGTTCGTCGTCTGTCAGGTGGAGGAGCGGTATATCACGATGAACAGAACCTGAATTTCAGTTTTATTACACAGGATGATGGAAATAGCTTTCAAAATTTCCAACGGTTCACGCAGCCAATCGTAGATGCATTAAATAAAATCGGTGTACCAGCGGAGTTACATGGAAGGAATGACCTGGCAGCCAATGGACGTAAAATTTCCGGTAACGCCATGTTTTCAACGAGAGGACGGATGTTCAGTCATGGCACGCTGATGCTTGATTCACAAATTGAAAACGTTGTTTCTGCTTTAAATGTCAATAAAGAAAAAATTGAATCCAAAGGGATCAAATCCATTCGTAGCCGTGTAGCCAATATCTCTGAATTTCTAGATGAGAAAATTAGCATGGATGAATTCAAAGCACTTATTTTGCGACATGTATTTGATGTGGAAGATGTTAAGGACGTTCCGCAGCATGAATTAACGGAAAAAGATTGGGAGAATATCCACCAAATCTCCAAGGAACGTTATCAGCAGTGGGATTGGAATTATGGTAAATCACCATCCTTTAATATTCAGGCATCCCATAAATTTGACGCTGGTCTGGTGGACGTTCGTCTGGATGTTAAAAAAGGCGTTATCGAAAATTGCAAGATTTATGGTGATTTCTTTGGTGTTGGAAATGTAGGAGTCATCGAGGATAGCCTGACCGGGGTTCGTCACGAGCGTAAAGCGATTGAAGAAGCATTGGCAGATGTTGATGTTCCACATTACCTAGGTCGAATTACGAAAGAAGAATTCATTAATTTAATCTATTAA
- the addB gene encoding helicase-exonuclease AddAB subunit AddB, whose protein sequence is MGIRFLLGRAGTGKSGRSLDEIKEKLLDDPQGPPIFYIVPDQMTFQQEYALFNDREIKGSIRGQVVSFSRLAWRVLQETGGGTRQFISSVGVQMMLRKIIEERQGEWRIFQKAMEKHGFLQQLENMITEFKRYEVTPDTLETQIHQIKQYVHKEPGEEALAAKLDDLAYIYEKLMQALEGNYMDSEDQLKLLAAKIQDATLLKDAEIYVDGFHRFTPTELTVVEALMKKCKSVTVTLTADPQHTEVSELDLFYQTTETYHILREIAQNNQIDIEETVKLDPSNGRFKDRPYLAHLEHNFDVRPPAVFDGEVPLRIAEAVHPRAEVEGAAQEIIRLVREENYRFQDIAVFIRETETYHDLIDTIFQDHDIPVFIDEKRTMLNHALIEFIRSALDVVEGNWRYDAIFRLLKTGFIPSSDPDFPLTNDAIDELENYVLEYGIRSRSSWTGEKEWIFQRFRGFDQAAQTDAEKEIQQRVNKYRYQVTRALAPFDEQLRNASTVQELCEITYTLLENLDVPTRLEHTRERYDDRGEVEKGREQEQVWNAVIQLFDEMVELAGEEKMTLSTFRTTLDAGLETLKFAHVPPTIDHVIVGTIDRSRISGITCAFLLGVNDGVWPMKPDSDGMINEQERELLAGHGMQLASSSKQQLLDDWFYMYIAFTAAKDRIWVSYPLSDEEGKSKMPSQLIKRMEDLFPARRDHILLQDPDELIEADRFITTPLKTRSALTAQLARGRKGYPIHSIWWHVLNWYIDHYPKYGMTHTILQSLYYQNKPINLASETVEKLYPQQVKASVSRLESYYRCSFQHFAKYSLNLDERKTYKLDAPDIGQLFHEALKTITEWIQADGREFAQLSKHETDDYAQKAVIHLAPILQHQILHSSNRYQYIQKKLQDVIARAAFVLSEQARRSDFSPVGLEVGFGKGQTLPPLTLDLENGYELMLRGRIDRVDKAVNEEALFLRIIDYKSSAKGLNLLEVYYGLALQMLAYLDVVLSSSEQWLGSRATPAGVLYFHVHNPMISKNEKVNDEAIEQEIFRKYKMQGMLLSDEEMIRQMDTSLESGSSQIIPAGVKKNGGFYSYSKVADKDTFTRLQNHIHQLMMQAGIDMTEGGVHLNPYQHKQEIACTYCPFHSLCQFDPILETNNYRKLTDMKDEDILDRLRKGEGK, encoded by the coding sequence ATGGGAATCCGATTTTTATTGGGAAGAGCTGGAACTGGAAAAAGCGGCAGGTCCCTTGATGAAATAAAAGAAAAATTGTTGGATGACCCACAAGGTCCGCCAATTTTTTATATTGTTCCGGATCAAATGACATTTCAGCAGGAATATGCCCTTTTCAACGATAGGGAGATAAAGGGAAGTATCCGCGGGCAAGTTGTTAGTTTCTCCAGGCTGGCATGGCGAGTACTCCAAGAAACTGGTGGTGGAACCAGACAATTCATTAGCTCTGTCGGTGTGCAAATGATGCTTCGGAAAATCATTGAGGAAAGACAGGGAGAATGGCGTATTTTTCAAAAAGCCATGGAGAAACATGGATTTCTACAGCAATTAGAGAACATGATTACCGAATTCAAACGATATGAGGTTACGCCGGATACGCTCGAAACTCAAATACATCAAATAAAGCAGTATGTACATAAAGAGCCTGGGGAAGAGGCTCTAGCTGCAAAGTTAGACGATTTGGCTTATATCTATGAAAAATTGATGCAGGCGCTTGAAGGTAATTACATGGATAGTGAAGATCAATTGAAGCTACTGGCAGCAAAGATTCAGGATGCAACATTACTGAAGGATGCTGAAATATATGTTGACGGGTTTCATCGTTTCACACCAACAGAGCTGACGGTAGTAGAAGCCTTAATGAAAAAATGTAAATCTGTCACAGTCACATTAACAGCGGATCCTCAGCATACAGAAGTATCCGAGCTGGACTTGTTTTATCAGACGACAGAAACCTATCATATATTACGAGAAATAGCCCAAAATAATCAAATTGATATTGAAGAAACAGTTAAACTGGATCCGTCGAATGGCAGATTCAAGGATCGCCCGTATTTAGCTCATTTGGAGCATAATTTCGACGTTAGACCTCCTGCAGTTTTTGACGGGGAAGTACCACTGCGTATTGCAGAGGCTGTTCATCCCCGAGCGGAGGTAGAGGGAGCCGCGCAGGAAATTATCCGGCTTGTTCGTGAGGAGAACTATCGATTTCAGGATATAGCTGTATTCATCAGAGAAACAGAAACCTATCATGATTTAATTGATACGATATTTCAAGATCATGATATCCCTGTATTTATCGATGAAAAAAGAACCATGCTCAACCATGCTTTGATCGAGTTTATTCGATCCGCATTGGATGTCGTTGAAGGTAATTGGCGTTATGATGCTATTTTTCGCTTGTTGAAGACAGGTTTTATTCCTTCCTCGGACCCCGATTTTCCCTTAACCAATGATGCCATTGATGAACTCGAAAATTATGTGCTGGAATATGGCATTCGTTCCAGATCGAGCTGGACCGGTGAGAAGGAGTGGATTTTTCAGCGTTTCCGAGGGTTCGACCAGGCAGCACAAACCGATGCGGAAAAAGAAATACAACAACGTGTAAACAAGTACCGCTATCAAGTCACGCGAGCACTGGCTCCCTTTGATGAGCAACTTAGAAATGCTAGCACGGTACAGGAATTATGTGAGATAACCTATACATTGTTGGAAAATCTTGATGTACCAACGCGCTTGGAGCATACAAGAGAGCGATACGATGATCGAGGAGAAGTAGAAAAAGGCAGGGAACAGGAACAAGTATGGAATGCAGTGATTCAGCTATTTGATGAAATGGTTGAGCTAGCTGGTGAAGAAAAGATGACATTATCGACATTTCGAACAACTTTAGATGCTGGGTTGGAAACATTAAAATTCGCACATGTCCCACCAACGATTGATCATGTGATCGTTGGTACGATTGACCGATCAAGAATTAGCGGAATTACGTGCGCCTTTTTGCTAGGGGTTAATGACGGTGTTTGGCCCATGAAGCCGGATTCGGATGGGATGATTAATGAACAGGAAAGAGAATTATTGGCCGGACATGGAATGCAATTAGCTAGTAGCAGCAAGCAACAATTACTGGATGACTGGTTTTACATGTATATTGCCTTTACAGCAGCCAAAGATCGAATTTGGGTTAGCTATCCACTGAGTGATGAAGAGGGTAAATCGAAAATGCCATCACAGCTGATCAAACGAATGGAAGACTTATTTCCGGCAAGACGTGATCATATTTTACTGCAAGATCCGGATGAATTGATAGAAGCAGATCGTTTTATTACTACCCCGTTAAAAACAAGGTCAGCATTAACAGCTCAATTAGCACGCGGGCGAAAAGGGTACCCGATCCATTCGATTTGGTGGCATGTACTGAATTGGTATATCGATCATTATCCGAAATACGGCATGACTCACACGATTTTACAGAGCTTATATTATCAAAATAAACCTATAAATCTAGCTTCTGAGACGGTAGAAAAATTATACCCTCAACAGGTAAAAGCAAGCGTATCTCGATTGGAATCCTATTATCGATGTTCGTTCCAGCATTTTGCAAAATATAGTTTAAATTTGGATGAACGAAAAACATATAAATTGGATGCTCCTGACATCGGACAGCTTTTCCACGAAGCTCTAAAAACAATTACAGAATGGATACAAGCCGATGGGAGAGAGTTTGCGCAACTATCGAAGCATGAAACAGATGATTATGCACAAAAAGCGGTGATCCATTTGGCGCCTATCCTGCAGCATCAAATATTACACAGTTCGAATCGTTATCAATATATACAAAAGAAATTACAGGATGTTATTGCAAGAGCAGCTTTTGTATTAAGCGAACAAGCAAGAAGAAGTGATTTTTCACCTGTAGGATTGGAAGTTGGATTTGGAAAGGGTCAAACACTTCCACCGCTTACACTTGATTTGGAAAATGGGTATGAACTTATGCTCCGTGGGCGAATTGACCGTGTGGATAAAGCAGTAAATGAAGAAGCATTATTCCTTCGCATTATTGATTACAAATCGAGTGCTAAGGGCTTAAATCTTCTAGAGGTTTATTATGGGCTCGCGTTGCAAATGTTGGCGTATCTGGATGTTGTACTATCGAGTTCCGAGCAGTGGCTGGGTTCCAGGGCCACACCAGCAGGAGTGCTTTATTTCCATGTGCATAATCCGATGATTTCCAAAAATGAAAAGGTGAACGATGAAGCCATTGAACAGGAAATTTTTAGAAAGTATAAAATGCAGGGCATGCTTTTGTCAGATGAAGAAATGATCAGGCAGATGGATACATCACTGGAATCAGGCTCAAGTCAAATTATTCCGGCTGGCGTCAAAAAGAATGGTGGTTTTTACAGCTATTCGAAAGTAGCGGATAAGGATACTTTTACGCGTTTGCAGAACCATATTCATCAATTAATGATGCAAGCAGGTATTGATATGACAGAAGGCGGCGTTCATTTAAATCCATATCAGCATAAACAGGAAATTGCTTGTACGTATTGCCCGTTTCATTCACTTTGCCAATTCGATCCAATCTTAGAAACAAATAATTACCGAAAACTGACAGATATGAAAGATGAGGATATTTTAGACAGACTCCGTAAAGGGGAGGGAAAATAA
- a CDS encoding DEAD/DEAH box helicase, whose translation MINNKKDVKRLESEVNHILENCNLFSEEHFNNQIKDAWQTLKRIKVRENVKTIPIDTISTLEKGLPVNVLVENGFRSLYDIRDQSAADLMYIDGIGEKYADSIAEAVSKITESVYQQAKPRIDPDDLSGAEIDLLESIYRKWELLPTLESLHTDADYLHQTIIPDMETAKNKKGFVGSLFQSKTEKEQIKAAFDRLNAYQENLESIYQKLDKIIPYTVDRDALIQHFVKENAAYYTEIEKVTDFEQTEEAEDLPAGIVETIRNTTLDTTGLKIALRQYQTFGAKYALYYRRTLLGDEMGLGKTIQALAMVNHLSQRNQKYALVVCPLSVLANWKREIEQHSELKTFIFHGRNRDAEFAKWQAQTGVILTTYEHTLHMNLEEEQPVDALIVDEAHYVKNPEAKRSQRIYQLAANVEYVLFMSGTPLENRLDEMKQLMSVLQPDIAEKLSEKLHLLMPNEFRQLVAPVYLRRNRKDVLAELPELEIIPQWTNFGEEEEEHYQQAVMAGQLMLMRRAAWLGGTPGKSPKLEKLLDICQEAYENGQKVLVFSFFRDVIDTIQRHVNDRTFEAITGDVSNARRQEIIDAFTDARPGSVLVSQISAGGVGLNIQAANIVVLCEPQWKPSTEEQAISRAYRMGQSRNVIVYRLLTEESIDGTMLEILGEKANLFDLYARESDVASLALQEHEESEEESIKKKVLKLEQERLEQYVG comes from the coding sequence ATGATCAACAACAAAAAAGATGTAAAACGCCTCGAATCAGAAGTTAATCACATCCTAGAAAATTGCAATCTCTTTTCCGAGGAGCATTTTAACAACCAAATCAAAGATGCCTGGCAAACGTTAAAGAGAATCAAAGTGCGGGAGAATGTAAAGACGATTCCGATCGACACGATTTCTACCTTGGAAAAAGGATTGCCGGTCAACGTATTAGTGGAGAACGGCTTCAGGAGTCTCTATGACATTCGTGATCAATCAGCTGCCGATCTGATGTACATTGATGGTATTGGTGAGAAATATGCTGATTCGATTGCAGAAGCTGTATCCAAAATTACAGAATCTGTTTATCAGCAGGCAAAGCCCAGAATCGATCCGGATGACTTATCTGGGGCTGAGATCGACCTGCTTGAGTCTATTTACAGGAAATGGGAACTCTTACCGACGTTGGAATCATTGCACACGGATGCTGACTATTTACATCAAACGATCATCCCTGATATGGAAACAGCGAAGAACAAGAAAGGCTTTGTAGGATCCCTTTTTCAATCAAAGACCGAAAAAGAACAAATCAAGGCAGCTTTTGATCGATTAAATGCTTACCAAGAGAATCTGGAATCTATTTACCAAAAACTGGATAAAATCATTCCATATACCGTGGACAGAGATGCGTTAATCCAGCATTTTGTGAAGGAGAACGCCGCTTATTATACGGAAATTGAAAAAGTAACGGACTTTGAACAGACGGAAGAAGCAGAAGATTTACCAGCAGGGATTGTAGAAACAATAAGAAATACAACACTCGATACGACAGGGCTGAAAATAGCATTAAGACAGTATCAGACATTTGGGGCAAAGTATGCCTTATACTACAGGCGAACATTGCTTGGCGATGAAATGGGACTGGGTAAAACCATTCAAGCGTTGGCTATGGTGAATCATTTATCCCAACGTAATCAGAAATATGCATTGGTTGTTTGTCCATTAAGTGTGCTTGCAAACTGGAAGCGAGAAATTGAGCAGCATTCGGAACTAAAAACGTTTATTTTCCACGGTCGCAATCGTGATGCGGAATTTGCAAAATGGCAAGCTCAAACCGGTGTTATCCTTACGACCTATGAGCATACATTACATATGAATCTTGAAGAAGAACAGCCTGTGGATGCACTAATTGTAGACGAAGCACACTATGTTAAGAACCCAGAGGCCAAGCGTTCCCAGCGAATCTATCAACTTGCAGCGAATGTCGAGTATGTTCTGTTTATGAGTGGGACACCACTGGAAAATAGGCTGGATGAAATGAAACAGTTAATGTCCGTCCTGCAACCGGATATTGCTGAAAAGTTATCGGAAAAATTACACTTACTGATGCCAAATGAATTTAGACAGCTCGTTGCTCCGGTTTATTTAAGGAGAAATAGAAAAGATGTATTAGCGGAGTTGCCCGAACTGGAAATCATACCACAGTGGACCAACTTTGGGGAAGAGGAAGAAGAGCACTATCAACAGGCGGTTATGGCAGGTCAATTAATGCTTATGCGGCGTGCTGCATGGTTGGGTGGCACACCAGGAAAATCACCTAAACTGGAAAAACTGTTGGATATATGTCAGGAAGCCTATGAGAATGGGCAAAAGGTATTGGTATTTTCCTTTTTCCGAGATGTCATCGACACCATCCAGCGGCATGTAAATGATAGAACATTTGAAGCCATAACGGGAGATGTTTCCAATGCAAGAAGGCAAGAAATCATTGATGCATTTACGGATGCACGGCCCGGATCTGTTTTGGTGAGTCAAATTAGTGCGGGTGGCGTTGGATTGAACATACAGGCTGCCAATATTGTGGTTTTGTGTGAGCCACAATGGAAACCGTCTACCGAAGAACAAGCTATAAGTCGTGCCTATAGGATGGGTCAATCGCGAAATGTGATTGTCTATCGGCTTCTGACAGAAGAAAGCATTGATGGAACGATGTTGGAGATATTGGGTGAGAAGGCTAATTTATTCGACCTATATGCCAGAGAATCCGATGTTGCTTCCCTTGCATTGCAAGAACATGAGGAATCGGAAGAAGAATCGATCAAGAAGAAAGTGTTGAAATTGGAGCAGGAACGGTTGGAGCAATATGTGGGGTGA
- a CDS encoding AbrB/MazE/SpoVT family DNA-binding domain-containing protein, whose translation MTVTARKWGNSIGVSIPEWLANKYDLVNGSQMEVVDGGNGIILKPVVEDDPSLDELLSMITPENEHEEIDFGKPEGAEIG comes from the coding sequence ATGACCGTTACAGCCAGGAAATGGGGAAACAGTATCGGTGTAAGTATTCCAGAATGGTTGGCAAATAAATATGACCTTGTCAATGGTTCGCAAATGGAAGTTGTCGATGGAGGAAATGGGATTATATTAAAACCGGTGGTGGAAGACGACCCTTCCCTTGATGAATTGCTATCTATGATCACGCCCGAAAATGAACATGAAGAGATTGACTTCGGGAAGCCAGAAGGAGCTGAGATAGGCTAA
- a CDS encoding TVP38/TMEM64 family protein, producing the protein MYLMNINFYDWKGIVEDEGWEEFIQQLLHEYESLGPLPGVLLPFIEALLPFLPLVVFVIANAAAYGLLEGFLLSWIGASLGATVVFLIIRKLRNTKIVKSIRKNKQVKSVTTWLERHGFGPLFLLMCFPFSPSAVINVVAGLSKISIQQFILAILLGKSVMIFSIAYVGASITEFAKNPVRTIVVGICIVLFWIIGKYIEKRLEKKSYLKDNPSIHQKD; encoded by the coding sequence ATGTACTTAATGAACATCAATTTTTATGATTGGAAAGGGATTGTTGAAGACGAGGGCTGGGAGGAATTCATTCAGCAGTTGCTGCATGAGTATGAAAGTCTTGGACCGTTGCCGGGAGTTTTATTACCTTTTATTGAAGCACTTCTTCCTTTTCTGCCATTAGTCGTGTTTGTTATTGCAAATGCTGCAGCATATGGGCTATTGGAAGGATTTCTATTATCTTGGATTGGAGCCAGTTTAGGAGCTACTGTTGTTTTTCTCATTATACGTAAGCTCAGAAATACGAAAATCGTGAAATCAATACGCAAAAATAAACAAGTAAAGAGCGTAACGACGTGGCTGGAACGACATGGATTTGGTCCTCTTTTTCTACTCATGTGTTTTCCATTTTCACCATCTGCTGTTATTAATGTGGTAGCTGGTTTATCAAAGATTAGCATTCAGCAGTTTATTTTAGCTATTCTACTTGGGAAATCAGTGATGATCTTTTCAATTGCCTATGTTGGAGCAAGTATAACGGAATTTGCCAAAAACCCGGTACGAACCATTGTAGTTGGTATTTGTATTGTATTATTTTGGATAATAGGGAAATATATTGAGAAGAGATTGGAAAAAAAATCTTACTTAAAAGACAATCCGAGCATTCACCAAAAGGATTAA
- a CDS encoding competence protein ComK, with amino-acid sequence MYNDFYTPTYEITPMTMAVIVQLSDNGNSIKTILEEDFEYIVDQPPTKIIDSACKFFGASLKGRQDGTRDICGLTHKAPISIDPSSGMYFFPTSSPANAKCSWIAHSHIDQINKAPNHRTEISFKNGKQVTLDVSFGSMLNQVQRTAQYRYLLDNRIKFLQKHKTDMVAET; translated from the coding sequence ATGTATAATGATTTTTATACTCCAACTTATGAAATTACCCCAATGACCATGGCGGTTATCGTTCAACTCAGTGATAATGGCAATTCAATCAAAACCATATTGGAAGAAGACTTCGAATATATTGTCGACCAACCTCCTACTAAAATTATTGATTCAGCTTGCAAGTTCTTTGGGGCCAGCCTAAAAGGCAGACAGGACGGAACTCGCGATATTTGTGGATTAACACATAAAGCGCCTATCTCAATTGACCCTTCTAGCGGGATGTATTTTTTTCCGACATCCTCTCCAGCTAATGCTAAATGTTCTTGGATTGCTCATTCCCATATTGACCAAATCAATAAAGCTCCAAATCATCGTACAGAAATTAGTTTTAAAAATGGGAAGCAAGTTACGCTCGATGTCTCTTTTGGTTCCATGCTAAATCAAGTGCAGCGAACTGCGCAATATCGGTATCTACTTGATAATCGTATTAAATTTTTGCAAAAACATAAGACCGATATGGTAGCTGAGACGTAA